A window of the Acidovorax sp. YS12 genome harbors these coding sequences:
- a CDS encoding DUF11 domain-containing protein produces MSAVPGVLEAGQEVTAWLILDEEPSMGLQQKDTASGSAKSLHFYLLKGAVPPNTYGVDYAVAQTIAKPAVAVGDAVEYQIVLTNQGAVDGTGVTMTSTVPAQITGVEWTCRAEGAAACLTASGAGNSITVRGGVPHVPGSRLLIAVRGMAAEKAAVDHVVRVAPTHADTNDTNPHNDTSVVSLVIGQGVEPPPPPPPPPPPPPPPPLLQADLELRKTAATPAVSAGGKAVFHLAVFNHGPDSVSQARLTDAVPAGLQNVAWTCVPEGGGQCAAGSGAGSLIDLMLDLPAGASARVEVTGTLALNTASVSNTATVSSTVNDPDPLNNTSTARIDATVAAAAYSIPATGRGAVLLASACVVLLGWAGLAGRSGRTRFWRALPGLMLAWLALAHVDAHALFVNGDFETQNLDGWAKRSGYNPGLSGSPPFQVSDVRINAGGIEKVTLVGSQLDPRAPQLIFARQGNFSAKVNDHDNGAHLNEVSQKAVITEADRDPGDGKLHVRFSYAAVLEDPGHGANDQPYFFVELTDLTRGETLYYDFAFANQPGRIFYTTILGGAKWVSTPFIDADLVVPDTSLGHELQVRVVGADCSLGGHGGYVYVDAFGAVSIPPQGACIHDLQVRSKPGNAQLTWNDTGAATYAIYRAEALEGPYLHMGTTQSRHSTWLDRTVQPWKTYYYRVHALDVDGHALCSSGEVATVVPAHWSVGDAVNRPPIFTSAPQRTGDVRAPYAYQAVAVDADGDTLAYRLLYAPVGMAVDAATGQITWQPGLAGNYRVNLQVSDGKGMLASQAFAIHVVDGNLPPAITSQFPAKVPAGVNYSHQVQATDPEKERLQYTLGSQAVGLTINESGAITWTNPQPGTYPITIQVTDPHGARDVQQLVVAVQAFPEFTSLPVVTATASQPYTYQAQAIDKDGDPISYSVLSGPAGLAVDTATGQVTWPSPVTGNAAVTLAAADPDGNQGKQSFTIRVTATPNRVPVFTATPVIYVAYPAAYAYTASASDADGDNLLWELLQAPAGMTLNERTGAIAWKFSHQVNGKFRVRVQVSDQRGGLAEQNFELQVPVYGNGGPSITSRPASQVRAGQVYTYAVSATDPENEPLVYRLAQGPASATWNGAQLSWQTSTSDIGVHELAIEVADPSGNTALQSWQLEVVPASANQPPVISSTPRVTAVAGALYEYQVIASDRDGDPLAYALASAPAGMVISATGKVEWTVPAGMAGTEAVEILVSDGRGGEAVQAYAIGVGITANRPPLINSTPAATATAGATYRYQLSASDPDGDTLHYTVSTQEPGIAIDAATGLLAWPVPTGAAGQAGLTVQVTDGKGGVASQTYAIGVGAQGNRPPRVTTQPGTTGTSGSAYTYALRASDADGDTLTYTLLEYPQGMTIANATGDIQWAIPANVAGMAPVMVEVADGKGGLATQGYAISVSGASNRAPAFSSTPPTMATAGAAYAYTVRATDPDGDAITYTLATAPAGMALHAQTGALTWTPTLQQGGEQAVAVRAADAKGAYATQSFKVYVQLPGNNPPQITSKPVMRWAPGVPYQYQVSATDPDRDAITYALTLAPAGMGIQAATGLLTWNAPTLGTHTVEIKAQDPRGAYAVQRYTLQIAANREPVITSVPQATATVGAPYAYQVSATDPDGDFLTYRMAGAPAALTISATGLISGSPTAQGTHAVTVTVSDGQASATQSWTLRITEPAVGGPLQAGVQPQPKYIDLGESTLLQVFAEGGTPPYSVSSLTVNGRSVAVNASYQATYTATGLGKHNVRLILRDAKNASVTVDDWFGVKDPADTQAPQALISAPGSSDDITVSSVSAPADIVGTASDASLAEYVLLLSPAGKDQWSRLGGGTTSVTNGKLGELNPQTLANGLYDIGLIVRDTSGHETSARITVAIEGEQKTAPLQLTFTDLSLDVEGLPLTVRRSYDSLKRTQRLDFGHGWTVDYQDIWLQTNGVPGRAWELKQTGSGLGQKMCAMPQGTRMASVRLPGGQLEQFELRASPECVSTLQWISNPTVSIAFTPKASNKSGSTLEALNHGELRMVNNVLFDMDALDAFDPAQYRLTLRDGTQYMLDKDFGIQQIRDRQGNTLQFTRNGISHSGGWALSFTRDAAGKITRITGPGGQSLLYGYDAADNLTSMTDPSGAASDYRYENPKVPHGLTSYTDPLGRLLLKTTYDDAGRITSQTDALGRAITVSTDNTAQRQTIKDRNGNTTTYAFDGRGNITQVTNALGGVTRYAYDAQDNETEVTDPLGRTTTRTYDAYGNVTSETDPLGRQSATAYNAQGNVTTMTDPAGHVTINTYDGSGQLTRITDAAGQAIALGYASGGSLGSIADKAGHTTRYQYAKINGTTLKQSETAPDGTVTTYAYDSAGRVTGSTRAIVTVAGQPASAVVETTAYDANGNATSRTNAAGATTTYQYDAAGQLTQETDSQGRKTTHEYTARGEKAKTTYPDGRADTWAYDNNGNETQSCESGLCTRTAYDALDRPVKVTDPGNYAVESIYDAAGQLTASKDARGHSTTFAYDLAGRETRQTSAAGIATTKEYDLAGNLVKTTDGLGQATTHTYDGTNKRTSTTLPTGATTRYHYNANGVLQQETNPLGHAHQYAYDSLGALQGVTDPLGQATAYTWNGQNQLLTQTDANGHTTGYGYDLAGRRVSRTLPSGHRETLAYDSEGRLATRTAFDGSQTSYQYDAGGKLTKTTRSDGHTLTQGYDGYGRISTQTDSAYGSLSLNLDANGRITREYWSHQTLGTGLSPTIDYAWDGNGNRTQVSTTGQTIKASYDALNQLETLTHPDGSVTRFAYDDAGNRSGITRADGSTTSYQYNEASQLTAVTHRKADGSEIARFAYTLNAAGQRTQVHERLAGVGAASETIERTVSYQYDAAGKLQQEQITQTAPAAFSSTMAYQYDAAGNRTQRSVSHSGQVTTYQYDANDRLVQASDSLDGTTRYTWDNRGNLAQQTSPAGTTQYTWTTDNRLAKVTTGAKTIEYGYDTSGRRIKRLVKEGATATETHYRIDHQRAYSEIVIESTKVNNGAWVDTVHVHTPDGVGELIASSGSGSATQYFADGLGSVRVAQDAAQRHAYSYDAFGVELGSDEGMPANDAAAHAVSHRYTGEYTDRHTGLIYLRARDYDPKVGRFISMDEHPGSQRIPLTLNKYLYGNADPVNHIDPSGNFTMGGMMSGINTGLNLTSFALDIYSSILGNPNDDKPDGRFSLWDAVMTMMFKAIPVNAGMTSSASFGQQFSGSSRSHKHHTVPVYMCGAKNQKPLASISSEGHKQLHSELYKFKVAGDVVGFAVDMLVYRKKFLGGIKTPTQRLARTPQGRAAIAAGLGYFYMRHGWFEKEEAIGVVFPVAAAKFSLAGNYHSYPSCSR; encoded by the coding sequence TTGTCCGCTGTGCCGGGCGTGCTGGAGGCGGGCCAAGAGGTGACGGCATGGCTGATCCTGGATGAGGAACCGTCGATGGGCCTCCAGCAGAAGGACACTGCCAGCGGCAGTGCAAAAAGCCTTCACTTCTATTTGCTCAAGGGCGCGGTACCGCCGAACACCTATGGCGTGGACTATGCCGTCGCACAAACCATTGCCAAGCCGGCAGTGGCTGTGGGAGATGCTGTCGAATACCAGATTGTCCTGACGAACCAGGGGGCGGTCGATGGTACGGGGGTCACCATGACCAGCACCGTGCCCGCTCAAATCACGGGCGTTGAATGGACTTGCCGAGCCGAAGGCGCTGCCGCATGCCTGACTGCCTCGGGAGCCGGTAACAGCATCACCGTGCGTGGCGGCGTGCCCCATGTGCCGGGCAGCCGCTTGCTGATTGCGGTGCGTGGAATGGCCGCCGAGAAAGCTGCGGTCGATCACGTCGTCCGGGTAGCGCCGACCCATGCGGACACGAACGATACGAATCCGCACAACGACACCAGCGTGGTCTCCTTGGTGATTGGCCAGGGCGTCGAGCCGCCTCCGCCCCCGCCTCCTCCGCCTCCTCCGCCTCCTCCGCCTCCGCTCCTTCAGGCAGATCTGGAGCTCCGCAAGACCGCTGCCACGCCCGCCGTGTCAGCAGGGGGCAAGGCCGTTTTCCACCTCGCTGTCTTCAACCATGGCCCGGACAGCGTCTCCCAGGCACGGCTGACGGACGCCGTTCCCGCGGGCCTCCAGAATGTGGCGTGGACCTGCGTGCCCGAAGGAGGCGGCCAATGCGCCGCTGGCTCCGGGGCAGGCTCCCTCATCGACCTGATGCTCGACTTGCCCGCTGGCGCATCGGCCCGCGTGGAAGTCACCGGCACGCTGGCACTGAACACGGCCAGTGTGTCCAATACCGCGACAGTTTCGTCCACGGTGAACGATCCCGACCCGTTGAACAACACATCGACGGCGCGCATCGACGCTACCGTGGCCGCCGCGGCGTATTCGATCCCTGCCACGGGCCGGGGCGCGGTGCTGCTGGCATCGGCCTGTGTAGTGCTGCTGGGGTGGGCAGGCCTGGCCGGTCGCAGCGGACGGACGCGGTTCTGGCGCGCATTGCCCGGCCTGATGCTGGCATGGCTGGCGCTGGCGCATGTGGATGCGCATGCGCTCTTCGTCAACGGTGACTTCGAGACGCAGAACCTTGATGGCTGGGCCAAGCGCTCTGGCTATAACCCTGGGTTGAGCGGCAGCCCGCCGTTTCAGGTGTCCGACGTGCGCATCAATGCGGGCGGGATCGAGAAAGTCACCCTCGTGGGCAGCCAGCTTGATCCGCGTGCACCGCAACTCATCTTTGCGCGCCAAGGCAACTTTTCGGCCAAGGTCAATGACCACGACAACGGTGCGCACCTCAACGAAGTCAGCCAGAAGGCAGTCATTACCGAGGCCGACCGCGATCCAGGCGACGGCAAGCTGCATGTGCGCTTCAGCTATGCAGCCGTGCTGGAGGACCCTGGCCATGGCGCCAATGACCAGCCGTACTTTTTCGTGGAACTGACAGACCTCACACGGGGTGAAACGCTCTACTACGACTTCGCCTTCGCCAACCAGCCGGGGCGCATCTTCTACACAACGATCCTGGGAGGGGCGAAGTGGGTCTCCACGCCGTTTATCGACGCTGATCTCGTCGTACCTGACACCAGTCTGGGACATGAGTTGCAAGTTCGCGTCGTGGGTGCCGACTGTTCTCTCGGAGGCCATGGCGGCTACGTTTACGTCGACGCCTTCGGCGCGGTCAGCATCCCGCCGCAGGGCGCATGCATTCACGATCTGCAGGTGCGTTCCAAGCCCGGCAATGCACAGCTCACATGGAACGACACCGGCGCGGCCACCTACGCCATTTACCGTGCCGAGGCGCTCGAAGGGCCATACCTGCACATGGGCACCACGCAGTCGCGCCATTCCACATGGCTCGACCGTACCGTTCAACCCTGGAAAACCTATTACTACCGCGTTCACGCACTCGACGTGGATGGACACGCGCTGTGCAGTTCCGGTGAAGTGGCCACTGTCGTCCCTGCGCACTGGAGCGTTGGCGACGCGGTGAACCGCCCGCCTATCTTCACCAGTGCGCCACAGCGCACCGGCGACGTGCGCGCGCCGTATGCCTACCAGGCCGTGGCGGTGGACGCCGACGGCGACACGCTGGCCTATCGGCTTCTGTATGCGCCCGTCGGCATGGCTGTGGATGCTGCTACCGGCCAGATCACCTGGCAGCCCGGCCTGGCGGGCAACTACCGCGTCAACCTGCAGGTTTCCGACGGCAAAGGCATGCTGGCGAGCCAGGCATTTGCCATTCATGTGGTGGATGGCAACCTGCCGCCTGCGATCACCAGCCAGTTCCCGGCCAAGGTACCCGCAGGCGTGAACTACAGCCATCAGGTTCAGGCCACCGACCCCGAAAAAGAGCGGCTGCAGTACACCCTGGGCAGCCAGGCGGTGGGGCTGACCATCAACGAAAGCGGTGCCATTACCTGGACGAACCCGCAGCCCGGCACCTATCCCATCACCATTCAGGTCACGGATCCCCATGGCGCGCGTGACGTGCAGCAACTGGTGGTGGCGGTACAGGCGTTCCCCGAGTTCACCAGCCTGCCGGTCGTCACAGCTACCGCCAGCCAGCCCTACACCTACCAGGCGCAGGCCATCGACAAGGACGGCGACCCCATCTCCTACAGCGTATTGAGCGGCCCTGCGGGGCTGGCCGTCGATACGGCGACGGGGCAAGTCACCTGGCCTTCTCCCGTCACTGGCAATGCCGCAGTCACCCTCGCAGCAGCCGACCCCGACGGTAACCAAGGCAAGCAGAGCTTCACGATCCGGGTCACGGCCACGCCCAACCGCGTACCCGTGTTCACGGCTACGCCCGTCATCTATGTGGCTTACCCCGCCGCCTATGCCTACACCGCTTCCGCCAGCGATGCTGACGGCGACAACCTGCTATGGGAACTGCTGCAAGCCCCCGCTGGCATGACGTTGAACGAGCGCACCGGTGCCATCGCCTGGAAGTTCTCCCACCAGGTCAACGGCAAGTTCCGGGTGCGTGTGCAGGTCAGCGACCAGCGCGGCGGCTTGGCCGAGCAGAACTTCGAACTTCAGGTGCCGGTGTACGGCAACGGTGGCCCCTCCATCACCAGTCGTCCCGCCAGCCAAGTCAGGGCCGGGCAGGTGTACACCTATGCAGTCTCGGCCACCGATCCGGAAAACGAACCTCTCGTTTACCGCCTGGCCCAAGGCCCGGCCTCTGCGACGTGGAACGGCGCGCAACTAAGCTGGCAAACCAGTACGTCCGACATAGGCGTGCATGAACTGGCAATCGAAGTCGCCGACCCCTCGGGCAATACCGCACTGCAAAGCTGGCAACTGGAAGTGGTGCCGGCCAGTGCCAACCAGCCGCCGGTGATTTCCTCCACGCCCCGGGTCACTGCCGTGGCGGGCGCGCTGTACGAGTACCAGGTCATCGCCTCTGATCGCGACGGCGACCCACTCGCCTACGCACTGGCGTCGGCCCCTGCGGGCATGGTTATCTCCGCTACTGGCAAGGTGGAGTGGACCGTTCCCGCAGGCATGGCGGGAACCGAGGCGGTGGAGATACTCGTGTCCGATGGCCGGGGCGGCGAAGCCGTGCAAGCCTATGCCATCGGCGTAGGCATCACCGCCAACCGTCCACCGCTCATCAACTCCACGCCCGCTGCCACGGCAACGGCAGGTGCTACATACCGCTACCAGCTCTCGGCATCCGACCCGGATGGCGACACGCTGCACTACACCGTCTCTACGCAGGAGCCCGGCATCGCCATCGACGCGGCCACCGGCCTGCTGGCATGGCCTGTTCCCACCGGCGCTGCTGGCCAGGCTGGGCTGACCGTGCAAGTCACTGACGGCAAGGGCGGCGTAGCCTCGCAAACCTATGCGATTGGCGTGGGCGCACAAGGTAACCGCCCGCCGCGCGTCACCACGCAGCCCGGCACCACAGGCACATCCGGCAGCGCTTACACCTACGCTCTGCGGGCCAGCGATGCCGACGGTGACACACTCACCTACACCTTGCTCGAATACCCGCAAGGCATGACCATCGCCAATGCCACAGGTGATATCCAATGGGCCATCCCTGCCAATGTCGCGGGCATGGCGCCGGTCATGGTCGAAGTCGCTGACGGCAAGGGTGGTCTGGCCACGCAGGGGTACGCCATCTCGGTGTCGGGCGCATCCAACCGTGCCCCAGCGTTCTCCAGCACACCGCCCACCATGGCCACCGCAGGCGCGGCCTATGCTTACACCGTGCGCGCCACCGACCCTGATGGCGACGCCATCACCTATACCCTGGCAACCGCTCCGGCGGGCATGGCGCTCCATGCGCAAACCGGCGCCCTTACCTGGACGCCCACTCTGCAGCAAGGCGGCGAACAGGCCGTAGCCGTGCGCGCCGCCGACGCCAAGGGCGCGTATGCCACGCAGAGCTTCAAGGTGTACGTGCAACTGCCCGGCAACAACCCGCCGCAGATCACCAGCAAACCCGTCATGCGTTGGGCGCCCGGCGTGCCCTACCAGTACCAGGTCAGCGCGACCGACCCTGACCGTGACGCCATTACCTACGCGCTCACACTCGCACCCGCAGGCATGGGCATACAGGCCGCCACCGGCCTGCTCACTTGGAACGCCCCCACCCTCGGCACCCACACAGTGGAAATCAAGGCGCAGGATCCGCGCGGCGCCTACGCCGTACAGCGCTACACCCTGCAAATCGCCGCCAACCGTGAGCCCGTCATCACCAGCGTGCCGCAGGCCACGGCCACTGTGGGGGCACCCTATGCCTACCAGGTCAGCGCCACCGACCCGGACGGTGACTTCCTCACCTATCGCATGGCCGGCGCGCCCGCCGCGCTCACCATCTCGGCCACGGGGTTGATCTCCGGCTCACCCACCGCGCAAGGCACGCACGCTGTTACCGTCACCGTCTCCGACGGTCAGGCATCCGCCACGCAAAGCTGGACCCTGCGCATCACCGAGCCTGCCGTTGGCGGCCCCCTGCAAGCTGGCGTGCAACCCCAACCCAAGTACATCGACCTGGGCGAAAGCACTCTGCTGCAGGTTTTTGCCGAAGGCGGCACTCCGCCCTACAGCGTGAGCAGCCTCACGGTGAATGGCCGCAGTGTGGCGGTGAATGCCAGCTACCAGGCCACCTACACCGCCACAGGCCTGGGCAAACACAACGTGCGCTTGATCCTGCGCGACGCCAAGAACGCAAGCGTGACCGTGGACGACTGGTTCGGCGTCAAGGATCCCGCCGACACCCAGGCGCCCCAAGCCCTCATCAGCGCCCCCGGCAGTTCCGACGACATCACGGTCTCCTCCGTCAGCGCGCCCGCCGACATCGTGGGCACCGCCTCGGACGCCAGCCTGGCTGAATACGTGCTCCTGCTCTCGCCAGCGGGCAAGGACCAATGGAGCCGCCTGGGCGGCGGCACCACCAGCGTAACCAACGGCAAGCTGGGCGAACTCAACCCGCAAACCCTGGCCAACGGCCTGTACGACATTGGCCTCATCGTGCGCGACACCTCGGGCCACGAAACCAGCGCCAGGATCACCGTTGCCATCGAAGGCGAACAGAAAACCGCCCCGCTGCAACTCACCTTCACCGACCTGAGCCTCGACGTCGAGGGCCTGCCCCTCACCGTACGCCGCAGCTACGACAGCCTCAAGCGCACCCAGCGCCTGGACTTCGGCCACGGCTGGACGGTGGACTACCAAGACATCTGGCTGCAAACCAACGGCGTGCCGGGCCGCGCCTGGGAGCTCAAGCAGACCGGCTCGGGCCTCGGCCAGAAAATGTGCGCCATGCCCCAAGGCACCCGCATGGCCTCCGTGCGCCTGCCCGGTGGGCAACTGGAACAGTTCGAGCTGCGCGCCAGCCCCGAATGCGTGAGCACCCTGCAGTGGATAAGCAATCCCACGGTGTCCATCGCCTTCACCCCCAAGGCCAGCAACAAGAGCGGCAGCACACTGGAGGCGCTGAACCACGGCGAACTGCGCATGGTCAACAACGTGCTGTTCGACATGGATGCGCTGGATGCCTTCGACCCCGCGCAATACCGGCTGACCCTGCGCGACGGCACGCAATACATGCTGGACAAAGACTTCGGCATCCAGCAAATCCGGGACCGCCAGGGCAACACCCTGCAGTTCACGCGCAACGGCATCAGCCACTCGGGAGGCTGGGCCCTGTCCTTCACGCGCGACGCGGCGGGCAAGATCACCCGCATCACCGGCCCGGGCGGCCAAAGCCTGCTCTACGGCTACGACGCGGCCGACAACCTCACCAGCATGACCGACCCCAGCGGCGCCGCCAGCGACTACCGCTACGAAAACCCCAAGGTGCCCCACGGCCTGACCAGCTACACCGACCCGCTGGGCCGCCTGCTGCTCAAGACCACCTATGACGACGCCGGGCGCATCACCAGCCAGACCGATGCGCTGGGCCGCGCCATCACCGTCAGCACCGACAACACCGCCCAGCGGCAAACCATCAAGGACCGCAACGGCAACACCACCACCTACGCCTTCGACGGCCGGGGCAACATCACCCAAGTCACCAATGCGCTGGGAGGTGTGACCCGCTACGCCTACGACGCCCAGGACAACGAAACCGAAGTCACCGACCCCCTGGGCCGCACCACCACGCGCACCTACGACGCCTACGGCAACGTCACCAGCGAAACCGACCCGCTGGGCCGCCAAAGCGCCACCGCCTACAACGCCCAGGGCAACGTCACCACCATGACCGACCCCGCAGGCCACGTCACAATCAACACCTACGACGGCAGCGGCCAGCTCACCCGCATCACCGACGCGGCGGGCCAGGCCATCGCCCTGGGCTACGCCAGCGGCGGCAGCCTGGGCAGCATCGCCGACAAGGCGGGCCACACCACGCGCTACCAGTACGCCAAGATCAACGGCACCACCCTCAAGCAAAGCGAAACCGCGCCCGACGGCACCGTCACCACCTACGCCTACGACAGCGCGGGCCGCGTCACCGGCAGCACGCGCGCCATCGTCACCGTGGCAGGCCAGCCCGCCAGCGCCGTGGTGGAAACCACCGCCTACGACGCCAACGGCAACGCCACCAGCCGCACCAACGCCGCAGGCGCCACCACCACCTACCAATACGACGCTGCGGGCCAACTCACCCAGGAAACCGACAGCCAGGGCCGCAAAACCACGCACGAATACACCGCGCGCGGCGAAAAAGCCAAGACCACCTACCCCGACGGCCGCGCCGACACCTGGGCCTACGACAACAACGGCAACGAAACGCAAAGCTGCGAAAGCGGCCTGTGCACCCGCACCGCCTACGACGCGCTCGACCGGCCCGTCAAAGTAACCGACCCCGGCAACTACGCCGTGGAAAGCATCTACGACGCAGCCGGGCAACTGACCGCCTCCAAGGACGCACGCGGCCACAGCACCACATTCGCCTACGACCTCGCGGGCCGCGAAACCCGGCAAACCAGCGCCGCGGGCATCGCCACCACCAAGGAATACGACCTGGCAGGCAACCTCGTCAAAACCACCGACGGACTGGGCCAGGCCACCACCCACACCTACGATGGCACGAACAAACGCACCAGCACCACGCTGCCCACCGGCGCCACCACCCGCTACCACTACAACGCCAATGGCGTGCTGCAGCAAGAAACCAACCCGCTGGGCCACGCCCACCAGTACGCCTACGATAGCCTGGGCGCACTGCAAGGCGTGACCGACCCGCTGGGCCAGGCCACCGCCTACACCTGGAACGGCCAGAACCAGCTACTGACCCAGACCGACGCCAACGGCCACACCACCGGCTACGGCTACGACCTGGCCGGGCGGCGCGTATCGCGCACCCTGCCCAGCGGCCACCGCGAAACCCTGGCCTACGACAGCGAAGGGCGCCTGGCCACACGCACCGCCTTCGACGGCAGCCAGACCAGCTACCAATACGACGCAGGCGGCAAGCTCACCAAAACCACCCGCAGCGACGGCCACACCCTGACCCAGGGCTATGACGGCTATGGCCGCATAAGCACCCAGACCGACAGCGCCTACGGCAGCCTGAGCCTGAACCTGGACGCCAACGGCCGCATCACCCGGGAATACTGGAGCCACCAAACCCTGGGCACGGGCCTGAGCCCCACCATCGACTACGCCTGGGACGGCAACGGCAACCGCACGCAAGTCAGCACCACGGGCCAAACCATCAAGGCCAGCTACGACGCGCTCAACCAGCTCGAAACCCTGACGCACCCCGACGGCAGCGTGACCCGCTTTGCGTACGACGACGCGGGCAACCGCAGCGGCATCACCCGTGCCGACGGCAGCACCACCAGCTACCAGTACAACGAAGCCAGCCAGCTCACAGCCGTCACGCACCGCAAGGCCGACGGCAGCGAAATCGCCCGCTTCGCCTACACGCTCAACGCAGCAGGCCAGCGCACGCAAGTGCACGAACGCCTGGCGGGCGTGGGCGCCGCCAGCGAAACCATCGAACGCACCGTCAGCTACCAATACGACGCGGCAGGCAAACTGCAACAGGAGCAGATCACGCAAACCGCACCGGCAGCGTTCAGCAGCACCATGGCGTACCAGTACGACGCAGCAGGCAACCGCACCCAGCGCAGCGTGAGCCACAGCGGGCAGGTCACCACCTACCAGTACGACGCAAACGACCGCCTCGTGCAAGCCAGCGACAGCCTGGACGGCACCACCCGCTACACATGGGATAACAGAGGCAACCTGGCCCAGCAAACAAGCCCGGCAGGCACCACGCAATACACCTGGACAACCGACAACCGGCTCGCCAAAGTCACCACGGGTGCCAAGACCATCGAATACGGCTACGACACCAGCGGCAGGCGCATCAAGCGGCTGGTGAAGGAAGGCGCCACGGCCACGGAAACCCACTACAGAATCGACCACCAGCGCGCCTACAGCGAAATCGTCATCGAATCGACCAAGGTGAACAACGGCGCCTGGGTGGACACGGTGCACGTACACACCCCCGACGGCGTGGGCGAGCTGATCGCCAGCAGTGGCAGTGGCAGCGCCACGCAGTACTTCGCCGACGGGCTGGGCAGCGTGCGCGTGGCACAAGACGCAGCGCAGCGCCATGCGTACAGCTACGACGCCTTCGGGGTGGAACTGGGCAGTGATGAAGGCATGCCCGCCAACGACGCAGCAGCCCATGCGGTCAGCCACCGCTACACCGGCGAATATACGGATCGCCATACCGGACTCATTTACCTCCGAGCGCGGGACTATGACCCGAAGGTGGGGCGCTTCATCAGCATGGATGAACATCCGGGCAGCCAGCGGATTCCGCTGACCTTGAACAAGTACCTTTATGGGAATGCCGATCCGGTAAATCACATCGATCCGAGTGGAAACTTCACTATGGGAGGGATGATGAGTGGAATAAACACAGGGTTGAATCTGACTTCATTTGCCCTGGATATTTACTCCAGCATTCTTGGAAATCCGA
- a CDS encoding YbfB/YjiJ family MFS transporter: MASAPSSPRSVTPLAIAFAGMAALASAMGIGRFAFTPLLPMMLHDGVVDIPQGSWLATANYAGYLAGALLYMALPWLLRRLGSGRDITTLNAWLVRAGLVATALLTAGLALPWPAGWPALRLLAGITSALVFLGTVNWCMARLAQLRAPAVGGLVFCGPGLGIALTGLSASAMVAAQWSAAAGWAVFALLACVLGAGVWRTFAPQPGPHGAGPAMAAQAEAPPPCSAPERTLLAVAYGLAGLGYIVTATFLPVIARVALPAGSAWPDLFWPIFGAGVALGALLSTRISPTRDRRVLLAWAYVLQAVAIALGLLWPGRAGFALGSLLLGLPFTAITFFALQEARHQWPQAGAGFTGLLTALYGIGQIVGPPLVAWLLARAPSQAQGFDWALGVAAGALVLGAGMYALMAWCWAAEMATGKK, from the coding sequence TCACCCCGCTGCTGCCCATGATGCTGCACGACGGCGTGGTGGACATTCCCCAGGGCAGTTGGCTGGCCACGGCCAATTACGCGGGCTACCTGGCCGGCGCGCTGCTGTACATGGCCTTGCCGTGGCTGCTGCGCCGCCTGGGCAGCGGGCGCGACATCACCACGCTGAACGCCTGGCTGGTGCGTGCCGGGCTGGTCGCCACAGCGCTGCTGACGGCGGGCCTGGCGCTGCCCTGGCCGGCGGGCTGGCCCGCGCTGCGGCTGCTGGCGGGCATCACCAGCGCGCTGGTGTTCCTGGGCACCGTCAACTGGTGCATGGCGCGCCTGGCGCAACTGCGCGCGCCCGCGGTGGGGGGGCTGGTGTTCTGCGGGCCGGGGCTGGGCATTGCGCTTACTGGCCTGTCGGCCAGTGCCATGGTGGCGGCGCAGTGGAGCGCGGCGGCGGGGTGGGCCGTGTTCGCGCTGCTGGCGTGCGTGCTCGGCGCGGGCGTGTGGCGCACGTTCGCGCCGCAGCCGGGGCCGCACGGCGCGGGCCCGGCGATGGCCGCGCAGGCCGAGGCGCCGCCGCCCTGCAGCGCGCCGGAGCGCACGCTGCTGGCCGTGGCCTACGGCCTGGCGGGCCTGGGCTACATCGTGACGGCCACCTTCCTGCCCGTGATCGCCCGCGTCGCGCTGCCCGCGGGCTCGGCCTGGCCGGACCTGTTCTGGCCGATTTTTGGCGCCGGGGTGGCGCTGGGGGCGCTGCTGTCCACGCGCATCTCGCCCACGCGCGACAGGCGCGTGCTGCTGGCCTGGGCCTACGTTTTGCAGGCCGTGGCGATTGCCCTGGGCCTGCTGTGGCCGGGGCGCGCGGGGTTCGCGCTGGGCAGCCTGCTGCTGGGCCTGCCGTTCACGGCCATCACCTTCTTCGCCCTGCAGGAAGCGCGCCACCAGTGGCCGCAGGCCGGCGCCGGGTTCACCGGGCTGCTCACGGCGCTCTACGGCATTGGCCAGATCGTGGGGCCGCCCCTGGTGGCGTGGCTGCTGGCGCGCGCGCCGTCGCAGGCGCAGGGTTTCGACTGGGCACTGGGGGTGGCGGCGGGGGCGTTGGTGCTGGGGGCGGGGATGTATGCCCTTATGGCCTGGTGCTGGGCTGCCGAAATGGCAACTGGAAAGAAATAG